One window of the Macaca thibetana thibetana isolate TM-01 chromosome 1, ASM2454274v1, whole genome shotgun sequence genome contains the following:
- the MINDY1 gene encoding ubiquitin carboxyl-terminal hydrolase MINDY-1 isoform X6 yields MEHHQPEDPTPGKAGTAEAAIPENHELLAGPHEHPQNADARDADGEAGERGQALLRGQCGDNLESPLPEASSAPLGPTLGTLPEVETMRACSMPQELPQSPRTRQPEPDFYCVKWIPWKGERTPIITQSSNGPCPLLAIMNILFLQWKVKLPLQKEVITSDELMAHLGNCLLSIKPQEKSEGLQLNFQQNVDDAITVLPKLATGLDVNVRFTGVSDFEYTPECSVFDLLGIPLYHGWLVDPQQSPEAVRAVGKLSYNQLVEKIITCKHSSDTNLVTEGLIAEQFLETTAAQLTYHGLCELTAAAKEDELSVFFRNNHFSTMTKHKNHLYLLVTDQGFLHEEQVVWESLHNVDGDSCFCDSDFHLSHSLGKGPGAEGGSGSPEKQLQVDQDYLVALSLQQQQPQGALGLTDLELAQQLQQEEYQQQQAVQPVWTRTRALSPQGRGATSGRPAGERRQRPKHESDCILL; encoded by the exons ATGGAACACCATCAGCCTGAGGATCCGACCCCTGGTAAGGCCGGGACTGCAGAAGCAGCCATCCCTGAAAACCATGAGCTTCTGGCAGGCCCACATGAGCACCCTCAGAACGCAGATGCAAGAGATGCTGATGGGGAGGCTGGAGAACGGGGCCAAGCTTTGCTGCGTGGCCAGTGTGGGGACAACCTTGAGTCCCCTCTGCCTGAAGCTAGCTCAGCTCCACTGGGGCCAACCCTTGGGACACTGCCTGAAGTAGAGACAATGAGGGCATGCTCCATGCCCCAGGAGCTTCCTCAGTCCCCCAGGACCCGACAGCCTGAGCCAGATTTCTACTGTGTCAAGTGGATCCCTTGGAAAGGAGAACGGACACCTATCATCACCCAGAGCAGTAATGGCCCTTGCCCTCTCCTTGCCATCATGAATATCCTCTTTCTTCAGTGGAAG GTGAAGCTCCCCCTGCAGAAGGAAGTGATCACATCGGATGAGCTCATGGCCCATCTTG GAAACTGCCTCCTGTCCATCAAGCCCCAGGAGAAGTCAGAGGGACTTCAGCTGAATTTTCAGCAG AATGTGGATGATGCAATAACAGTGCTGCCTAAACTGGCCACAGGTCTGGATGTCAATGTGCGATTCACAGGCGTCTCTGATTTTGAGTATACACCTGAATGCAGTGTCTTTGACCTACTAGGCATACCTCTGTACCATGGCTGGCTTGTTGATCCACAG CAGAGTCCTGAGGCTGTGCGTGCAGTTGGGAAACTGAGTTACAACCAGCTGGTGGAGAAGATCATCACCTGCAAACACTCCAGTGACACCAACCTCGTGACGGAAG GCCTGATTGCAGAGCAGTTCCTGGAGACCACCGCGGCCCAGCTGACCTACCACGGACTGTGTGAGCTGACAGCAGCTGCTAAGGAGGATGAACTTAGCGTCTTTTTCCGAAACAACCACTTTAGCACCATGACTAAGCATAAG aATCACTTATACCTACTGGTCACTGACCAGGGCTTTCTACACGAGGAGCAAGTCGTATGGGAGAGCCTGCACAATGTGGATGGAGACAGCTGCTTTTGTGACTCCGACTTTCACCTGAGTCATTCCCTGGGCAAGGGGCCTGGAGCAGAAGGTGGGAGTGGCTCCCCAGAAAAGCAGCTGCAGGTAGACCAG GACTACCTGGTTGCTCTGtccctgcagcagcagcagccacaagGCGCGCTGGGGCTCACCGACTTGGAGCTGGCCCAGCAGCTTCAGCAAGAGGAGTATCAACAGCAGCAGGCAGTGCAGCCAGTGTGGACGCGGACACGGGCCCTGTCACCGCAG GGGAGAGGAGCCACATCTGGACGCCCAGCTGGGGAGCGTCGGCAGAGGCCGAAGCACGAGTCAGACTGCATTCTGCTGTAG
- the MINDY1 gene encoding ubiquitin carboxyl-terminal hydrolase MINDY-1 isoform X5, whose product MEHHQPEDPTPGKAGTAEAAIPENHELLAGPHEHPQNADARDADGEAGERGQALLRGQCGDNLESPLPEASSAPLGPTLGTLPEVETMRACSMPQELPQSPRTRQPEPDFYCVKWIPWKGERTPIITQSSNGPCPLLAIMNILFLQWKVKLPLQKEVITSDELMAHLGNCLLSIKPQEKSEGLQLNFQQNVDDAITVLPKLATGLDVNVRFTGVSDFEYTPECSVFDLLGIPLYHGWLVDPQQSPEAVRAVGKLSYNQLVEKIITCKHSSDTNLVTEGLIAEQFLETTAAQLTYHGLCELTAAAKEDELSVFFRNNHFSTMTKHKNHLYLLVTDQGFLHEEQVVWESLHNVDGDSCFCDSDFHLSHSLGKGPGAEGLPGCSVPAAAAATRRAGAHRLGAGPAASARGVSTAAGSAASVDADTGPVTAGERSHIWTPSWGASAEAEARVRLHSAVALPQCQAGLPLPEAMASWLAPLPPSLRCAG is encoded by the exons ATGGAACACCATCAGCCTGAGGATCCGACCCCTGGTAAGGCCGGGACTGCAGAAGCAGCCATCCCTGAAAACCATGAGCTTCTGGCAGGCCCACATGAGCACCCTCAGAACGCAGATGCAAGAGATGCTGATGGGGAGGCTGGAGAACGGGGCCAAGCTTTGCTGCGTGGCCAGTGTGGGGACAACCTTGAGTCCCCTCTGCCTGAAGCTAGCTCAGCTCCACTGGGGCCAACCCTTGGGACACTGCCTGAAGTAGAGACAATGAGGGCATGCTCCATGCCCCAGGAGCTTCCTCAGTCCCCCAGGACCCGACAGCCTGAGCCAGATTTCTACTGTGTCAAGTGGATCCCTTGGAAAGGAGAACGGACACCTATCATCACCCAGAGCAGTAATGGCCCTTGCCCTCTCCTTGCCATCATGAATATCCTCTTTCTTCAGTGGAAG GTGAAGCTCCCCCTGCAGAAGGAAGTGATCACATCGGATGAGCTCATGGCCCATCTTG GAAACTGCCTCCTGTCCATCAAGCCCCAGGAGAAGTCAGAGGGACTTCAGCTGAATTTTCAGCAG AATGTGGATGATGCAATAACAGTGCTGCCTAAACTGGCCACAGGTCTGGATGTCAATGTGCGATTCACAGGCGTCTCTGATTTTGAGTATACACCTGAATGCAGTGTCTTTGACCTACTAGGCATACCTCTGTACCATGGCTGGCTTGTTGATCCACAG CAGAGTCCTGAGGCTGTGCGTGCAGTTGGGAAACTGAGTTACAACCAGCTGGTGGAGAAGATCATCACCTGCAAACACTCCAGTGACACCAACCTCGTGACGGAAG GCCTGATTGCAGAGCAGTTCCTGGAGACCACCGCGGCCCAGCTGACCTACCACGGACTGTGTGAGCTGACAGCAGCTGCTAAGGAGGATGAACTTAGCGTCTTTTTCCGAAACAACCACTTTAGCACCATGACTAAGCATAAG aATCACTTATACCTACTGGTCACTGACCAGGGCTTTCTACACGAGGAGCAAGTCGTATGGGAGAGCCTGCACAATGTGGATGGAGACAGCTGCTTTTGTGACTCCGACTTTCACCTGAGTCATTCCCTGGGCAAGGGGCCTGGAGCAGAAG GACTACCTGGTTGCTCTGtccctgcagcagcagcagccacaagGCGCGCTGGGGCTCACCGACTTGGAGCTGGCCCAGCAGCTTCAGCAAGAGGAGTATCAACAGCAGCAGGCAGTGCAGCCAGTGTGGACGCGGACACGGGCCCTGTCACCGCAG GGGAGAGGAGCCACATCTGGACGCCCAGCTGGGGAGCGTCGGCAGAGGCCGAAGCACGAGTCAGACTGCATTCTGCTGTAGCTCTGCCCCAGTGCCAGGCTGGCCTGCCCCTTCCAGAGGCTATGGCTAGTTGGCTTGCTCCCCTGCCTCCATCCCTGAGATGTGCTGGATAA
- the MINDY1 gene encoding ubiquitin carboxyl-terminal hydrolase MINDY-1 isoform X2, protein MEHHQPEDPTPGKAGTAEAAIPENHELLAGPHEHPQNADARDADGEAGERGQALLRGQCGDNLESPLPEASSAPLGPTLGTLPEVETMRACSMPQELPQSPRTRQPEPDFYCVKWIPWKGERTPIITQSSNGPCPLLAIMNILFLQWKVKLPLQKEVITSDELMAHLGNCLLSIKPQEKSEGLQLNFQQNVDDAITVLPKLATGLDVNVRFTGVSDFEYTPECSVFDLLGIPLYHGWLVDPQSPEAVRAVGKLSYNQLVEKIITCKHSSDTNLVTEGLIAEQFLETTAAQLTYHGLCELTAAAKEDELSVFFRNNHFSTMTKHKNHLYLLVTDQGFLHEEQVVWESLHNVDGDSCFCDSDFHLSHSLGKGPGAEGLPGCSVPAAAAATRRAGAHRLGAGPAASARGVSTAAGSAASVDADTGPVTAGGLLPGRPHSRFPPHALPGPEHLLFLHWSLQGFFSQGPSPACPSPLESLPIFLSLLPVPILTPLLLESLLVRFQGSSVTDC, encoded by the exons ATGGAACACCATCAGCCTGAGGATCCGACCCCTGGTAAGGCCGGGACTGCAGAAGCAGCCATCCCTGAAAACCATGAGCTTCTGGCAGGCCCACATGAGCACCCTCAGAACGCAGATGCAAGAGATGCTGATGGGGAGGCTGGAGAACGGGGCCAAGCTTTGCTGCGTGGCCAGTGTGGGGACAACCTTGAGTCCCCTCTGCCTGAAGCTAGCTCAGCTCCACTGGGGCCAACCCTTGGGACACTGCCTGAAGTAGAGACAATGAGGGCATGCTCCATGCCCCAGGAGCTTCCTCAGTCCCCCAGGACCCGACAGCCTGAGCCAGATTTCTACTGTGTCAAGTGGATCCCTTGGAAAGGAGAACGGACACCTATCATCACCCAGAGCAGTAATGGCCCTTGCCCTCTCCTTGCCATCATGAATATCCTCTTTCTTCAGTGGAAG GTGAAGCTCCCCCTGCAGAAGGAAGTGATCACATCGGATGAGCTCATGGCCCATCTTG GAAACTGCCTCCTGTCCATCAAGCCCCAGGAGAAGTCAGAGGGACTTCAGCTGAATTTTCAGCAG AATGTGGATGATGCAATAACAGTGCTGCCTAAACTGGCCACAGGTCTGGATGTCAATGTGCGATTCACAGGCGTCTCTGATTTTGAGTATACACCTGAATGCAGTGTCTTTGACCTACTAGGCATACCTCTGTACCATGGCTGGCTTGTTGATCCACAG AGTCCTGAGGCTGTGCGTGCAGTTGGGAAACTGAGTTACAACCAGCTGGTGGAGAAGATCATCACCTGCAAACACTCCAGTGACACCAACCTCGTGACGGAAG GCCTGATTGCAGAGCAGTTCCTGGAGACCACCGCGGCCCAGCTGACCTACCACGGACTGTGTGAGCTGACAGCAGCTGCTAAGGAGGATGAACTTAGCGTCTTTTTCCGAAACAACCACTTTAGCACCATGACTAAGCATAAG aATCACTTATACCTACTGGTCACTGACCAGGGCTTTCTACACGAGGAGCAAGTCGTATGGGAGAGCCTGCACAATGTGGATGGAGACAGCTGCTTTTGTGACTCCGACTTTCACCTGAGTCATTCCCTGGGCAAGGGGCCTGGAGCAGAAG GACTACCTGGTTGCTCTGtccctgcagcagcagcagccacaagGCGCGCTGGGGCTCACCGACTTGGAGCTGGCCCAGCAGCTTCAGCAAGAGGAGTATCAACAGCAGCAGGCAGTGCAGCCAGTGTGGACGCGGACACGGGCCCTGTCACCGCAGGTGGGCTGCTGCCCGGGCGCCCACACTCCCGGTTTCCACCTCATGCTTTGCCGGGTCCAGAACACCTATTATTCCTGCACTGGTCTCTTCAAGGTTTCTTCTCTCAGGGCCCTTCCCCTGCCTGTCCCTCTCCCCTGGAGTCCCTTCCTATCTTCCTCTCCCTACTCCCTGTCCCAATCCTGACACCCCTCCTTCTAGAATCTCTTCTTGTGCGCTTCCAAGGAAGTTCAGTGACCGATTGTTAA
- the MINDY1 gene encoding ubiquitin carboxyl-terminal hydrolase MINDY-1 isoform X1, whose translation MEHHQPEDPTPGKAGTAEAAIPENHELLAGPHEHPQNADARDADGEAGERGQALLRGQCGDNLESPLPEASSAPLGPTLGTLPEVETMRACSMPQELPQSPRTRQPEPDFYCVKWIPWKGERTPIITQSSNGPCPLLAIMNILFLQWKVKLPLQKEVITSDELMAHLGNCLLSIKPQEKSEGLQLNFQQNVDDAITVLPKLATGLDVNVRFTGVSDFEYTPECSVFDLLGIPLYHGWLVDPQQSPEAVRAVGKLSYNQLVEKIITCKHSSDTNLVTEGLIAEQFLETTAAQLTYHGLCELTAAAKEDELSVFFRNNHFSTMTKHKNHLYLLVTDQGFLHEEQVVWESLHNVDGDSCFCDSDFHLSHSLGKGPGAEGLPGCSVPAAAAATRRAGAHRLGAGPAASARGVSTAAGSAASVDADTGPVTAGGLLPGRPHSRFPPHALPGPEHLLFLHWSLQGFFSQGPSPACPSPLESLPIFLSLLPVPILTPLLLESLLVRFQGSSVTDC comes from the exons ATGGAACACCATCAGCCTGAGGATCCGACCCCTGGTAAGGCCGGGACTGCAGAAGCAGCCATCCCTGAAAACCATGAGCTTCTGGCAGGCCCACATGAGCACCCTCAGAACGCAGATGCAAGAGATGCTGATGGGGAGGCTGGAGAACGGGGCCAAGCTTTGCTGCGTGGCCAGTGTGGGGACAACCTTGAGTCCCCTCTGCCTGAAGCTAGCTCAGCTCCACTGGGGCCAACCCTTGGGACACTGCCTGAAGTAGAGACAATGAGGGCATGCTCCATGCCCCAGGAGCTTCCTCAGTCCCCCAGGACCCGACAGCCTGAGCCAGATTTCTACTGTGTCAAGTGGATCCCTTGGAAAGGAGAACGGACACCTATCATCACCCAGAGCAGTAATGGCCCTTGCCCTCTCCTTGCCATCATGAATATCCTCTTTCTTCAGTGGAAG GTGAAGCTCCCCCTGCAGAAGGAAGTGATCACATCGGATGAGCTCATGGCCCATCTTG GAAACTGCCTCCTGTCCATCAAGCCCCAGGAGAAGTCAGAGGGACTTCAGCTGAATTTTCAGCAG AATGTGGATGATGCAATAACAGTGCTGCCTAAACTGGCCACAGGTCTGGATGTCAATGTGCGATTCACAGGCGTCTCTGATTTTGAGTATACACCTGAATGCAGTGTCTTTGACCTACTAGGCATACCTCTGTACCATGGCTGGCTTGTTGATCCACAG CAGAGTCCTGAGGCTGTGCGTGCAGTTGGGAAACTGAGTTACAACCAGCTGGTGGAGAAGATCATCACCTGCAAACACTCCAGTGACACCAACCTCGTGACGGAAG GCCTGATTGCAGAGCAGTTCCTGGAGACCACCGCGGCCCAGCTGACCTACCACGGACTGTGTGAGCTGACAGCAGCTGCTAAGGAGGATGAACTTAGCGTCTTTTTCCGAAACAACCACTTTAGCACCATGACTAAGCATAAG aATCACTTATACCTACTGGTCACTGACCAGGGCTTTCTACACGAGGAGCAAGTCGTATGGGAGAGCCTGCACAATGTGGATGGAGACAGCTGCTTTTGTGACTCCGACTTTCACCTGAGTCATTCCCTGGGCAAGGGGCCTGGAGCAGAAG GACTACCTGGTTGCTCTGtccctgcagcagcagcagccacaagGCGCGCTGGGGCTCACCGACTTGGAGCTGGCCCAGCAGCTTCAGCAAGAGGAGTATCAACAGCAGCAGGCAGTGCAGCCAGTGTGGACGCGGACACGGGCCCTGTCACCGCAGGTGGGCTGCTGCCCGGGCGCCCACACTCCCGGTTTCCACCTCATGCTTTGCCGGGTCCAGAACACCTATTATTCCTGCACTGGTCTCTTCAAGGTTTCTTCTCTCAGGGCCCTTCCCCTGCCTGTCCCTCTCCCCTGGAGTCCCTTCCTATCTTCCTCTCCCTACTCCCTGTCCCAATCCTGACACCCCTCCTTCTAGAATCTCTTCTTGTGCGCTTCCAAGGAAGTTCAGTGACCGATTGTTAA
- the MINDY1 gene encoding ubiquitin carboxyl-terminal hydrolase MINDY-1 isoform X3, producing the protein MEHHQPEDPTPGKAGTAEAAIPENHELLAGPHEHPQNADARDADGEAGERGQALLRGQCGDNLESPLPEASSAPLGPTLGTLPEVETMRACSMPQELPQSPRTRQPEPDFYCVKWIPWKGERTPIITQSSNGPCPLLAIMNILFLQWKVKLPLQKEVITSDELMAHLGNCLLSIKPQEKSEGLQLNFQQNVDDAITVLPKLATGLDVNVRFTGVSDFEYTPECSVFDLLGIPLYHGWLVDPQQSPEAVRAVGKLSYNQLVEKIITCKHSSDTNLVTEGLIAEQFLETTAAQLTYHGLCELTAAAKEDELSVFFRNNHFSTMTKHKNHLYLLVTDQGFLHEEQVVWESLHNVDGDSCFCDSDFHLSHSLGKGPGAEGGSGSPEKQLQVDQDYLVALSLQQQQPQGALGLTDLELAQQLQQEEYQQQQAVQPVWTRTRALSPQVGCCPGAHTPGFHLMLCRVQNTYYSCTGLFKVSSLRALPLPVPLPWSPFLSSSPYSLSQS; encoded by the exons ATGGAACACCATCAGCCTGAGGATCCGACCCCTGGTAAGGCCGGGACTGCAGAAGCAGCCATCCCTGAAAACCATGAGCTTCTGGCAGGCCCACATGAGCACCCTCAGAACGCAGATGCAAGAGATGCTGATGGGGAGGCTGGAGAACGGGGCCAAGCTTTGCTGCGTGGCCAGTGTGGGGACAACCTTGAGTCCCCTCTGCCTGAAGCTAGCTCAGCTCCACTGGGGCCAACCCTTGGGACACTGCCTGAAGTAGAGACAATGAGGGCATGCTCCATGCCCCAGGAGCTTCCTCAGTCCCCCAGGACCCGACAGCCTGAGCCAGATTTCTACTGTGTCAAGTGGATCCCTTGGAAAGGAGAACGGACACCTATCATCACCCAGAGCAGTAATGGCCCTTGCCCTCTCCTTGCCATCATGAATATCCTCTTTCTTCAGTGGAAG GTGAAGCTCCCCCTGCAGAAGGAAGTGATCACATCGGATGAGCTCATGGCCCATCTTG GAAACTGCCTCCTGTCCATCAAGCCCCAGGAGAAGTCAGAGGGACTTCAGCTGAATTTTCAGCAG AATGTGGATGATGCAATAACAGTGCTGCCTAAACTGGCCACAGGTCTGGATGTCAATGTGCGATTCACAGGCGTCTCTGATTTTGAGTATACACCTGAATGCAGTGTCTTTGACCTACTAGGCATACCTCTGTACCATGGCTGGCTTGTTGATCCACAG CAGAGTCCTGAGGCTGTGCGTGCAGTTGGGAAACTGAGTTACAACCAGCTGGTGGAGAAGATCATCACCTGCAAACACTCCAGTGACACCAACCTCGTGACGGAAG GCCTGATTGCAGAGCAGTTCCTGGAGACCACCGCGGCCCAGCTGACCTACCACGGACTGTGTGAGCTGACAGCAGCTGCTAAGGAGGATGAACTTAGCGTCTTTTTCCGAAACAACCACTTTAGCACCATGACTAAGCATAAG aATCACTTATACCTACTGGTCACTGACCAGGGCTTTCTACACGAGGAGCAAGTCGTATGGGAGAGCCTGCACAATGTGGATGGAGACAGCTGCTTTTGTGACTCCGACTTTCACCTGAGTCATTCCCTGGGCAAGGGGCCTGGAGCAGAAGGTGGGAGTGGCTCCCCAGAAAAGCAGCTGCAGGTAGACCAG GACTACCTGGTTGCTCTGtccctgcagcagcagcagccacaagGCGCGCTGGGGCTCACCGACTTGGAGCTGGCCCAGCAGCTTCAGCAAGAGGAGTATCAACAGCAGCAGGCAGTGCAGCCAGTGTGGACGCGGACACGGGCCCTGTCACCGCAGGTGGGCTGCTGCCCGGGCGCCCACACTCCCGGTTTCCACCTCATGCTTTGCCGGGTCCAGAACACCTATTATTCCTGCACTGGTCTCTTCAAGGTTTCTTCTCTCAGGGCCCTTCCCCTGCCTGTCCCTCTCCCCTGGAGTCCCTTCCTATCTTCCTCTCCCTACTCCCTGTCCCAATCCTGA
- the MINDY1 gene encoding ubiquitin carboxyl-terminal hydrolase MINDY-1 isoform X4, which translates to MEHHQPEDPTPGKAGTAEAAIPENHELLAGPHEHPQNADARDADGEAGERGQALLRGQCGDNLESPLPEASSAPLGPTLGTLPEVETMRACSMPQELPQSPRTRQPEPDFYCVKWIPWKGERTPIITQSSNGPCPLLAIMNILFLQWKVKLPLQKEVITSDELMAHLGNCLLSIKPQEKSEGLQLNFQQNVDDAITVLPKLATGLDVNVRFTGVSDFEYTPECSVFDLLGIPLYHGWLVDPQSPEAVRAVGKLSYNQLVEKIITCKHSSDTNLVTEGLIAEQFLETTAAQLTYHGLCELTAAAKEDELSVFFRNNHFSTMTKHKNHLYLLVTDQGFLHEEQVVWESLHNVDGDSCFCDSDFHLSHSLGKGPGAEGGSGSPEKQLQVDQDYLVALSLQQQQPQGALGLTDLELAQQLQQEEYQQQQAVQPVWTRTRALSPQVGCCPGAHTPGFHLMLCRVQNTYYSCTGLFKVSSLRALPLPVPLPWSPFLSSSPYSLSQS; encoded by the exons ATGGAACACCATCAGCCTGAGGATCCGACCCCTGGTAAGGCCGGGACTGCAGAAGCAGCCATCCCTGAAAACCATGAGCTTCTGGCAGGCCCACATGAGCACCCTCAGAACGCAGATGCAAGAGATGCTGATGGGGAGGCTGGAGAACGGGGCCAAGCTTTGCTGCGTGGCCAGTGTGGGGACAACCTTGAGTCCCCTCTGCCTGAAGCTAGCTCAGCTCCACTGGGGCCAACCCTTGGGACACTGCCTGAAGTAGAGACAATGAGGGCATGCTCCATGCCCCAGGAGCTTCCTCAGTCCCCCAGGACCCGACAGCCTGAGCCAGATTTCTACTGTGTCAAGTGGATCCCTTGGAAAGGAGAACGGACACCTATCATCACCCAGAGCAGTAATGGCCCTTGCCCTCTCCTTGCCATCATGAATATCCTCTTTCTTCAGTGGAAG GTGAAGCTCCCCCTGCAGAAGGAAGTGATCACATCGGATGAGCTCATGGCCCATCTTG GAAACTGCCTCCTGTCCATCAAGCCCCAGGAGAAGTCAGAGGGACTTCAGCTGAATTTTCAGCAG AATGTGGATGATGCAATAACAGTGCTGCCTAAACTGGCCACAGGTCTGGATGTCAATGTGCGATTCACAGGCGTCTCTGATTTTGAGTATACACCTGAATGCAGTGTCTTTGACCTACTAGGCATACCTCTGTACCATGGCTGGCTTGTTGATCCACAG AGTCCTGAGGCTGTGCGTGCAGTTGGGAAACTGAGTTACAACCAGCTGGTGGAGAAGATCATCACCTGCAAACACTCCAGTGACACCAACCTCGTGACGGAAG GCCTGATTGCAGAGCAGTTCCTGGAGACCACCGCGGCCCAGCTGACCTACCACGGACTGTGTGAGCTGACAGCAGCTGCTAAGGAGGATGAACTTAGCGTCTTTTTCCGAAACAACCACTTTAGCACCATGACTAAGCATAAG aATCACTTATACCTACTGGTCACTGACCAGGGCTTTCTACACGAGGAGCAAGTCGTATGGGAGAGCCTGCACAATGTGGATGGAGACAGCTGCTTTTGTGACTCCGACTTTCACCTGAGTCATTCCCTGGGCAAGGGGCCTGGAGCAGAAGGTGGGAGTGGCTCCCCAGAAAAGCAGCTGCAGGTAGACCAG GACTACCTGGTTGCTCTGtccctgcagcagcagcagccacaagGCGCGCTGGGGCTCACCGACTTGGAGCTGGCCCAGCAGCTTCAGCAAGAGGAGTATCAACAGCAGCAGGCAGTGCAGCCAGTGTGGACGCGGACACGGGCCCTGTCACCGCAGGTGGGCTGCTGCCCGGGCGCCCACACTCCCGGTTTCCACCTCATGCTTTGCCGGGTCCAGAACACCTATTATTCCTGCACTGGTCTCTTCAAGGTTTCTTCTCTCAGGGCCCTTCCCCTGCCTGTCCCTCTCCCCTGGAGTCCCTTCCTATCTTCCTCTCCCTACTCCCTGTCCCAATCCTGA
- the MINDY1 gene encoding ubiquitin carboxyl-terminal hydrolase MINDY-1 isoform X7 yields MEHHQPEDPTPGKAGTAEAAIPENHELLAGPHEHPQNADARDADGEAGERGQALLRGQCGDNLESPLPEASSAPLGPTLGTLPEVETMRACSMPQELPQSPRTRQPEPDFYCVKWIPWKGERTPIITQSSNGPCPLLAIMNILFLQWKVKLPLQKEVITSDELMAHLGNCLLSIKPQEKSEGLQLNFQQNVDDAITVLPKLATGLDVNVRFTGVSDFEYTPECSVFDLLGIPLYHGWLVDPQSPEAVRAVGKLSYNQLVEKIITCKHSSDTNLVTEGLIAEQFLETTAAQLTYHGLCELTAAAKEDELSVFFRNNHFSTMTKHKNHLYLLVTDQGFLHEEQVVWESLHNVDGDSCFCDSDFHLSHSLGKGPGAEGGSGSPEKQLQVDQDYLVALSLQQQQPQGALGLTDLELAQQLQQEEYQQQQAVQPVWTRTRALSPQGRGATSGRPAGERRQRPKHESDCILL; encoded by the exons ATGGAACACCATCAGCCTGAGGATCCGACCCCTGGTAAGGCCGGGACTGCAGAAGCAGCCATCCCTGAAAACCATGAGCTTCTGGCAGGCCCACATGAGCACCCTCAGAACGCAGATGCAAGAGATGCTGATGGGGAGGCTGGAGAACGGGGCCAAGCTTTGCTGCGTGGCCAGTGTGGGGACAACCTTGAGTCCCCTCTGCCTGAAGCTAGCTCAGCTCCACTGGGGCCAACCCTTGGGACACTGCCTGAAGTAGAGACAATGAGGGCATGCTCCATGCCCCAGGAGCTTCCTCAGTCCCCCAGGACCCGACAGCCTGAGCCAGATTTCTACTGTGTCAAGTGGATCCCTTGGAAAGGAGAACGGACACCTATCATCACCCAGAGCAGTAATGGCCCTTGCCCTCTCCTTGCCATCATGAATATCCTCTTTCTTCAGTGGAAG GTGAAGCTCCCCCTGCAGAAGGAAGTGATCACATCGGATGAGCTCATGGCCCATCTTG GAAACTGCCTCCTGTCCATCAAGCCCCAGGAGAAGTCAGAGGGACTTCAGCTGAATTTTCAGCAG AATGTGGATGATGCAATAACAGTGCTGCCTAAACTGGCCACAGGTCTGGATGTCAATGTGCGATTCACAGGCGTCTCTGATTTTGAGTATACACCTGAATGCAGTGTCTTTGACCTACTAGGCATACCTCTGTACCATGGCTGGCTTGTTGATCCACAG AGTCCTGAGGCTGTGCGTGCAGTTGGGAAACTGAGTTACAACCAGCTGGTGGAGAAGATCATCACCTGCAAACACTCCAGTGACACCAACCTCGTGACGGAAG GCCTGATTGCAGAGCAGTTCCTGGAGACCACCGCGGCCCAGCTGACCTACCACGGACTGTGTGAGCTGACAGCAGCTGCTAAGGAGGATGAACTTAGCGTCTTTTTCCGAAACAACCACTTTAGCACCATGACTAAGCATAAG aATCACTTATACCTACTGGTCACTGACCAGGGCTTTCTACACGAGGAGCAAGTCGTATGGGAGAGCCTGCACAATGTGGATGGAGACAGCTGCTTTTGTGACTCCGACTTTCACCTGAGTCATTCCCTGGGCAAGGGGCCTGGAGCAGAAGGTGGGAGTGGCTCCCCAGAAAAGCAGCTGCAGGTAGACCAG GACTACCTGGTTGCTCTGtccctgcagcagcagcagccacaagGCGCGCTGGGGCTCACCGACTTGGAGCTGGCCCAGCAGCTTCAGCAAGAGGAGTATCAACAGCAGCAGGCAGTGCAGCCAGTGTGGACGCGGACACGGGCCCTGTCACCGCAG GGGAGAGGAGCCACATCTGGACGCCCAGCTGGGGAGCGTCGGCAGAGGCCGAAGCACGAGTCAGACTGCATTCTGCTGTAG